GACGATCACGACCAGATAGATGATGAGCCAGCGGCCCGAGCGCTTGATCACGTGGTGCACGCCGACGTGGTACTTGTCGCGGCTGTTGTTGAACGTGCGGTTGAACCAGCCGAAGAAGCCCTTCTTCTCTTCGTGATGCCCTTGCGGGATCGGCTTGAGGATCGTCGCGCACAGTGCGGGCGTCAGAATCAACGCGACCAGCACCGACAGCACCATCGCCGATACGATCGTCAGCGAGAACTGACGATAGATCGCGCCGACCGAACCGCCGGAGAATGCGACCGGCACGAACACCGCCGACAGCACGAGCGCCACGCCGACGAGTGCGCCGGTGATCTGGCCCATCGCCTTGCGCGTCGCCTCCTTCGGCGACAGGCCCTCTTCCGCCATCACGCGCTCGACGTTCTCGACCACCACGATCGCATCGTCGACCAGCAGGCCGATTGCGAGCACGAGGCCGAACATCGACAGCGTGTTGATCGAGAAGCCCACGAGCGACATGATCGCGAACGTGCCGAGCAGCACCACCGGCACCGCGATCGTCGGGATGATCGTCGCCCGCAGGTTCTGCAGGAACAGATACATCACGAGGAACACGAGCACGATACCTTCGAGCAGCGTCTTGACCACTTCCTCGATCGACAGCTTCACGAACGGCGTCGTGTCGTACGGATACTTCACGACGAGGCCGTGCGGGAAGAACGGTGCGAGCTCGTCGATCTTCGCGCGCACGGCCTTCGCGGTCGCGAGCGCGTTCGCGTTGGTCGCGAGCTGGATACCGAGTGCCGCGGTCGGCTGACCGTTGTACTTCGTGTCGAAGTTGTAGTTTTCGCCGCCGAGGCCGATCTGCGCGACGTCCTTCAGGCGAACCTGCGAGCCGTCCTGGTTGACCTTCAGCAGGATGTTGCCGAACTGCTCGGGCGTCTGCAGCAGCGTCGATTCGGTGATCGTCGCCTGCAGCACGGTGCCCGGCTTGGCCGGCGTGCCGCCGATCTGGCCGCCCGCGATCTGCACGTTCTGCGCGGTGATCGCCGAGCTCACGTCGACCGGCGTGAGGCCGTAGTTCGTCAGGCGGGTCGGGTCGAGCCAGATCCGCATCGCGTACTGCGAGCCGAACAGCGTCACGGTGCCGACGCCGTTCAGCCGGCTGATCGGATCCTTCACGTGCGACGCCACGAAGTTCGCGAGGTCGTACTTGTTCATGCTGCCGTCTTCGGAGTTGAAGGCGAGCACCAGCAGGAAGCTGCTGCTCGACTTCGTCACCGACAGGCCGAGCTGCTGCACGACCTGCGGAAGAACCGGCGTCGCGAGCGACAGCTTGTTCTGCACCTGGACCTGCGCGATGTCGGCGTTGGTGCCCGGCGCGAACGTCAGCGTGATCGTCGCGTTGCCCGAGTCGTCACTGGTCGACGACATGTACAGGAAGTTGTCGAGACCGCTCATCTGCTGCTCGATCACCTGCGTCACCGTGTCTTCCACCGTCTTCGCGGAAGCGCCCGGGTAGTTCGCGGTGATCTGGATCGATGGCGGGGCGATCGTCGGATACTGCGCGATCGGCAGCGTGAAGATCGCCGCGACCCCGGCCAGCATCAGGATGATGGCGATCACCCACGCGAAGATCGGGCGATCGATAAAAAACTTTGCCATGAAACAGGCTCCCTGTTATTGCGCGCTCGAAGCAGCGGCAGCACTCGCCGGCGCGGCGCCCGATGCAGCGGTACCGGACGCGGCGGTGGCGCCGGAACCGGCGGCAGCCGGCGCGGCGGAGGCAGCGGCGGCACCCGATGCGGCACCGGCCGCCGGCGCGAGTTGCGCCTCTACCGACTTCACGGTCGCGCCCGGACGCACCTTCTCGCCCCCCTGCACGATCACGTGGTCGCCCGCCTGCAGACCGCCTTCGACGATCCAGTCCTGGCCGCGCATGCCCGCCGTCTTCAACGGACGCGGCTCGACCTTGTTGTTCGCGTTCACCACCATCGCGATCGCCTGACCCTTCTGGTCATGCGTGACGCCGATCTGCGGCACCAGGAACGCGTTCTCGTTCACGCCTTCCTCGATCCGCGCGCGCACGAACATCCCCGGCAGCAGCACACGGCCCGGGTTCGGGAAGACCGCGCGGATCGTCACCGAGCCGGTTGCCTGGTCGACCGTCACGTCGGAGAACTGCAGCTTGCCGGCTTCCGAATACGTCTTGCCGTCCTCGAGGATCAGCGACACCTTCGCCGCGCCCGGGCCGCTCGTCTTCAGGCGGCCGCTCTGCACGTCCTGGCGCAGCTTCAGCCCCTCGAGGCTCGATTGGGTGAGGTCCACGTACACGGGGTCGAGCTGCTGCACCGTCGACATCAGCGTCGCCTGGCTCGCCTGCACGTACGCGCCCGGCGTCACTTGCGAAATGCCGACGCGGCCCGTGATCGGCGAGACCACGTCCGTGTAGCCGAGGTTGATCTGCGCGGTGTCGACCGCAGCCTTGCCGGCCGCGACGTCCGCCGCGGCCTGCCCTTGGGTGGCCACCGCGTTGTCGTAGTCCTGCTTGCTGACCGCGTTCGCGGCCACGAGCACCTTGTAGCGCGCGACGAGCGCGTTCTGCGTGACGAGGTTCGCCTGCGCCTTCGCGAGCGTTGCCTTCGCGCTGTTCAATGCCGCGATGTACGGTGCCGGATCGATCTTGTACAGACGCTGGCCAGCCTTGACGTCGGTGCCTTCGGTGAATTCACGACGCAGCACGATGCCGTCGACCCGCGCGCGGACCTGCGCGACCAGGAATGCGCTGGTGCGGCCCGGCAGTTCGCTGAAGACCGGCACGGCTTGCGGCTGGACGGTGACGACGCCGACTTCCGGCGTTTGCGGCGGAGGTGCCGATTCTTTTTTTCCGCATGCAGCCAGGAAAACCGCGGCTGCCGCGACAGTGATCAAGCGGTATGGAACCCGTTCGACGCGCATGGAGCGACCTCTGTGTGTAACCAATGGAATAAGTGCAGCACCCGACGGGAGCGCAACACGGATGCGCCTCGCGGCGCAGATCGAACACCTGAATTACTGGACTACTAGATACAGCAAGTCGGCACGAGACCTCCATGCCGACGAGATGCCGCGAACTGCGGACTGGTACTTTGGCGGGAATCAGCAGAGTGGGATATTAACTGATTGCCACTTTGGTCATTCGATCGTAGGGTGGTATTGTATATACATTCACGAATGTATGTAAAAAGCCCGCCCGTCGCCGACCGCCAAGTCTTACGAATTATTTCCAGTCGCAAGCATAGCCCGTCCGCACAGCGGCGACGAGGGTTGCGGACCCTATATTCACCTACGACAGATTCATTCAGGCCTGCACATGGTCAGACGCACCAAGGAGGAGGCGCTCGAGACGCGCAACCGCATTCTCGACGCCGCCGAACACGTGTTCTTCGAGAAGGGCGTGTCGCACACGTCGCTCGCGGACATCGCCCAGCACGCCGGCGTGACG
The sequence above is a segment of the Burkholderia diffusa genome. Coding sequences within it:
- the bpeB gene encoding efflux RND transporter permease BpeB, coding for MAKFFIDRPIFAWVIAIILMLAGVAAIFTLPIAQYPTIAPPSIQITANYPGASAKTVEDTVTQVIEQQMSGLDNFLYMSSTSDDSGNATITLTFAPGTNADIAQVQVQNKLSLATPVLPQVVQQLGLSVTKSSSSFLLVLAFNSEDGSMNKYDLANFVASHVKDPISRLNGVGTVTLFGSQYAMRIWLDPTRLTNYGLTPVDVSSAITAQNVQIAGGQIGGTPAKPGTVLQATITESTLLQTPEQFGNILLKVNQDGSQVRLKDVAQIGLGGENYNFDTKYNGQPTAALGIQLATNANALATAKAVRAKIDELAPFFPHGLVVKYPYDTTPFVKLSIEEVVKTLLEGIVLVFLVMYLFLQNLRATIIPTIAVPVVLLGTFAIMSLVGFSINTLSMFGLVLAIGLLVDDAIVVVENVERVMAEEGLSPKEATRKAMGQITGALVGVALVLSAVFVPVAFSGGSVGAIYRQFSLTIVSAMVLSVLVALILTPALCATILKPIPQGHHEEKKGFFGWFNRTFNNSRDKYHVGVHHVIKRSGRWLIIYLVVIVAVGLLFVRLPKSFLPDEDQGLMFVIVQTPSGSTQETTAKTLANISDYLLKDEKEIVESAFTVNGFSFAGRGQNSGLVFVKLKDYSQRQHANQKVQALIGRMFGRYAGYKDAVVIPFNPPSIPELGTAAGFDFELTDNAGLGHDALMAARNQLLGMASKDPTLQGVRPNGLNDTPQYKVDIDREKANALGVTADAIDQTFSIAWASKYVNNFLDTDGRIKKVYVQADAPFRMTPEDMNIWYVRNGSGGMVPFSAFATGHWTYGSPKLERYNGVSAMEIQGQAAPGKSTGQAMTAMEGLAKKLPVGIGYSWTGLSFQEIQSGSQAPILYAISILVVFLCLAALYESWSIPFSVIMVVPLGVIGALLAATMRGLENDVFFQVGLLTTVGLSAKNAILIVEFARELQMTEKMGPIEAALEAARLRLRPILMTSLAFILGVMPLAISNGAGSASQHAIGTGVIGGMITATFLAIFMIPMFFVKIRAIFSGEKEDVDEALRLAQEHSHHEEKPGNGDEGNKGQ
- a CDS encoding efflux RND transporter periplasmic adaptor subunit encodes the protein MRVERVPYRLITVAAAAVFLAACGKKESAPPPQTPEVGVVTVQPQAVPVFSELPGRTSAFLVAQVRARVDGIVLRREFTEGTDVKAGQRLYKIDPAPYIAALNSAKATLAKAQANLVTQNALVARYKVLVAANAVSKQDYDNAVATQGQAAADVAAGKAAVDTAQINLGYTDVVSPITGRVGISQVTPGAYVQASQATLMSTVQQLDPVYVDLTQSSLEGLKLRQDVQSGRLKTSGPGAAKVSLILEDGKTYSEAGKLQFSDVTVDQATGSVTIRAVFPNPGRVLLPGMFVRARIEEGVNENAFLVPQIGVTHDQKGQAIAMVVNANNKVEPRPLKTAGMRGQDWIVEGGLQAGDHVIVQGGEKVRPGATVKSVEAQLAPAAGAASGAAAASAAPAAAGSGATAASGTAASGAAPASAAAASSAQ